Within Oceanispirochaeta sp., the genomic segment TTCTTCATAAGCCATCTTTTCATTGAGAATACCCAGGGCAATGAACAGTACTGCTCCCAGGAGTGCCAGTATGGTTTTATTTATGACTTCCAGAGAAATCAAAATGAAAATGAGTACAAAAAAGAATACTCCAAGGATTATTAGAATCATATCAGGCTCTCAATACTTTTTTGAGAATATCAGTTTCACTGACCATTCCCACCAGTTTTTTGTCTTCGATCACAGGAATATGACGGACACCTTTGGTTGTAATCATCATCACCGCTTCGATGATGGATCCTCCCTTGGCAATCTTTCGGCTGGGGGGTCTCATAATCTCCTGGACCAGGATTCTGTCTTCCTCCCTCAATAGGGCCTCAAAGGGCTCCAGGGTTTTCAGGAAACTGACATCACCCAGACGTTTGACATAATCTGGAATTCCCTTGGAAAAGAGATCCTTGATGGTGACCTCGCCGATTTGAACGTTGTTTTCATCGACCACAGGGATATAACTGAGGTCCTTCTGATAGAAAAGGTCAGAAAGTTGGGCTAATGTTGTCTGTTTGGTGCAGGAAATCGGGTCGGGGGTCATGATATCTTCAATGGTGATCTCTTTTTTGATCTGCATTGTATTCAGCTCATCATGGATCTGCTGGGCCGATAATCCCAGGAGGGAGTCCAGGAACTCTTCTTTGCCAAAGTATTTCCCAAGAGAGGAGAGTACGGGCA encodes:
- a CDS encoding CBS domain-containing protein, which codes for MKLGSLIQKEYILTGDKYASVMEAVDALIKLFSKKEKLPVSVEKIKEIVLERESLGGTVLPPGIAIPHGRIDGYEDILIGMWVPSKTLETDQGDVKVLMFFLTSKAGSSFYLPVLSSLGKYFGKEEFLDSLLGLSAQQIHDELNTMQIKKEITIEDIMTPDPISCTKQTTLAQLSDLFYQKDLSYIPVVDENNVQIGEVTIKDLFSKGIPDYVKRLGDVSFLKTLEPFEALLREEDRILVQEIMRPPSRKIAKGGSIIEAVMMITTKGVRHIPVIEDKKLVGMVSETDILKKVLRA